One Dromiciops gliroides isolate mDroGli1 chromosome 3, mDroGli1.pri, whole genome shotgun sequence DNA segment encodes these proteins:
- the LOC122749935 gene encoding gamma-crystallin E-like: MGKITFYEDRNFQGRYYECSSDHSNLQSYFSRCNSVRVDSGNWMLYEHPNYSGCQYYLRRGDYRDYQEWMGFNDSIRSCRIIPHTRSHRLRIYEREDYRGQMVELTDDCSSLQDRFHFQEMHSFNVLEGCWILYELPNYRGRQYLLRPGEYRRYLDWGAMNTKVGSVRRVMDYF, translated from the exons ATGGGGAAG ATCACTTTTTACGAGGACCGGAACTTTCAGGGCCGATATTATGAGTGCAGCAGTGACCACTCCAACCTTCAGTCCTACTTCAGCCGCTGCAACTCTGTGAGGGTTGATAGTGGCAACTGGATGCTCTATGAACACCCCAATTATTCAGGCTGCCAGTACTATCTGCGAAGGGGTGATTATCGTGACTACCAGGAGTGGATGGGCTTCAATGACTCCATCAGATCCTGCCGCATCATCCCTCAT ACCCGCTCCCATCGACTTCGGATCTACGAGAGAGAAGACTACAGAGGCCAGATGGTAGAGCTCACTGATGACTGCTCTTCTCTCCAAGATCGATTCCACTTCCAGGAAATGCATTCCTTCAATGTCCTGGAGGGCTGCTGGATCCTCTATGAGCTGCCCAACTACCGAGGAAGGCAGTATCTTCTGAGGCCGGGGGAGTACAGGAGATACCTGGACTGGGGAGCCATGAACACCAAAGTGGGCTCTGTGAGGAGAGTGATGGactatttctaa